In the Elioraea tepida genome, one interval contains:
- a CDS encoding NAD(P)H-dependent oxidoreductase, whose protein sequence is MNLHAKLTAREAAGRPVRIGLIGCGKFASMFLAQVPRTPGLHVAAIADLAPERARANLTRIGWSPERFAASTLDDAIARRAIWLTEDALAMVADPRIEVVVEATGHPASGIAHARAAIAAGKHVVMVNVEADVLAGPALAAEAAKAGVVYSLAYGDQPALVCELVDTLRTAGFTVTAAGKGTKYLPAYHASTPETVWSHYGISPEAAAAGGMNPRMFNSFIDGTKSGIEMAAVANATGLAAPQDGLLFPPCGVDDLPLILTPASEGGVLAGKGMVEVVSSLERDGRAVSRDLRWGVYAVFEGETEYVRRCFTEYGMRTDPSGRYAALWRPYHFIGLELGISVASVALRGEPTGAPEAFRADVVAVAKRDLPLGTVLDGEGGSTVWGKVVPASRSLAIGALPIGLAHGVTLTRPVASGAIIGWADVRAKDDDATRYRRAMEEAWRQRAAA, encoded by the coding sequence GACGGCACGGGAAGCGGCGGGGCGGCCGGTGCGGATCGGCCTCATCGGCTGCGGCAAGTTCGCCTCGATGTTCCTTGCCCAGGTGCCGCGCACGCCCGGGCTGCACGTCGCGGCGATCGCCGATCTCGCGCCTGAGCGTGCGCGGGCGAACCTCACGCGCATCGGCTGGTCGCCGGAGCGCTTCGCCGCTTCGACCCTCGACGACGCCATCGCCCGGCGGGCGATCTGGCTGACGGAGGACGCCCTCGCCATGGTTGCCGACCCGCGCATCGAGGTCGTGGTCGAGGCGACCGGCCACCCCGCTTCCGGGATCGCCCATGCCCGGGCGGCGATCGCCGCCGGCAAGCACGTGGTGATGGTCAACGTCGAGGCGGACGTGCTCGCAGGCCCTGCGCTCGCGGCTGAAGCCGCGAAGGCGGGCGTCGTCTACAGCCTTGCCTATGGCGACCAGCCCGCTCTCGTGTGCGAACTCGTCGATACGCTGCGCACGGCGGGCTTCACCGTCACTGCTGCGGGCAAGGGAACGAAATATCTTCCCGCCTATCATGCCTCCACGCCGGAGACGGTGTGGAGCCACTACGGGATCAGCCCCGAAGCAGCGGCGGCTGGGGGGATGAACCCGCGGATGTTCAACTCCTTCATCGACGGAACGAAGAGCGGGATCGAGATGGCCGCAGTGGCGAACGCGACAGGGCTTGCCGCGCCACAGGACGGTCTCCTGTTTCCGCCCTGCGGTGTCGACGACCTGCCCCTGATCCTGACGCCTGCTTCCGAGGGCGGGGTTCTCGCGGGGAAGGGGATGGTCGAGGTCGTGTCGTCCCTGGAACGGGACGGCAGGGCGGTCTCGCGTGACCTGCGCTGGGGCGTCTATGCCGTGTTCGAGGGCGAGACGGAGTATGTGCGCCGCTGCTTTACCGAATACGGCATGCGCACCGACCCCTCCGGCCGCTATGCCGCACTGTGGCGCCCCTACCACTTCATCGGTCTCGAGCTCGGCATCTCGGTCGCGTCTGTCGCACTGCGGGGCGAGCCGACAGGTGCGCCGGAGGCGTTCAGGGCCGATGTCGTCGCCGTCGCCAAGCGCGATCTTCCGCTCGGGACGGTGCTCGACGGCGAGGGCGGTTCGACCGTCTGGGGCAAGGTTGTGCCCGCCTCGCGCTCACTCGCGATCGGGGCGCTGCCGATCGGCCTCGCCCATGGCGTGACGCTCACACGCCCTGTCGCGTCCGGAGCGATCATCGGCTGGGCGGATGTGCGCGCGAAGGACGACGACGCGACGCGCTATCGCCGCGCGATGGAGGAGGCGTGGCGCCAACGCGCCGCTGCCTGA